A window from Mauremys reevesii isolate NIE-2019 linkage group 9, ASM1616193v1, whole genome shotgun sequence encodes these proteins:
- the GHSR gene encoding growth hormone secretagogue receptor type 1 isoform X1, whose product MWNQSGSPNSSARAPGDENDTWPEYPAHLFPAPVLTGITVTCILLFVVGIVGNLMTMLVVSRFRDMRTTTNLYLSSMAFSDLLIFLCMPLDLFRLWQYRPWNFGDLLCKLFQFVSESCTYSTILNITALSVERYFAVCFPLKAKVVITKGKVKLVILVLWAVSFASAGPIFVLVGVEHENGTNPLDTNECRATEYAIKSGLLTIMVWTSSVFFFLPVFCLTVLYSLIGRKIWRRKNMGPNTSIRDKNNKQTVKMLAVVVFAFILCWLPFHVGRYLFSKSFEAGSLEIAVISQYCNLVSFVLFYLSAAINPILYNIMSKKYRVAACRLFGLKALPKNRFSVTKQEHSCAWTESNVIT is encoded by the exons ATGTGGAACCAGAGCGGCTCGCCGAACTCCAGCGCGCGCGCCCCGGGCGACGAGAACGACACCTGGCCCGAGTACCCCGCGCACCTGTTCCCAGCCCCGGTGCTGACGGGCATCACGGTCACCTGCATCCTCCTCTTTGTCGTTGGGATTGTAGGCAACCTCATGACCATGCTGGTGGTGTCCAGGTTCCGAGACATGCGGACTACGACCAACCTCTACCTGTCCAGCATGGCTTTCTCCGACCTGCTGATTTTTCTCTGCATGCCCCTGGATCTCTTCAGGCTCTGGCAGTACCGGCCCTGGAACTTCGGAGACCTCCTCTGCAAGCTCTTCCAGTTCGTCAGCGAAAGTTGCACTTACTCCACCATCCTCAACATCACCGCCCTGAGCGTGGAGCGGTACTTCGCCGTCTGTTTCCCCCTCAAAGCAAAAGTAGTGATCACCAAAGGGAAAGTCAAGCTGGTCATCCTGGTCCTCTGGGCCGTGTCCTTTGCAAGCGCGGGACCTATTTTTGTCTTGGTTGGGGTTGAGCACGAGAATGGAACGAACCCCTTGGACACCAACGAGTGCAGGGCTACGGAGTATGCGATCAAATCAGGGCTGCTCACCATCATGGTCTGGACCTCCAGCGTCTTCTTCTTCCTGCCTGTGTTTTGCCTGACTGTGCTTTACAGCCTTATTGGGAGGAAAATCTGGAGGAGAAAGAACATGGGACCAAATACCTCTATCAGGGACAAGAACAACAAACAAACTGTGAAAATGTTAG CTGTGGTGGTGTTTGCTTTCATACTCTGCTGGTTGCCTTTTCATGTAGGACGATATTTGTTTTCCAAATCCTTTGAAGCCGGATCCTTGGAGATAGCTGTGATCAGCCAGTACTGCAACTTGGTATCCTTCGTCCTCTTCTACCTTAGTGCTGCCATCAACCCTATCCTGTACAACATTATGTCTAAGAAGTATCGAGTCGCTGCTTGCAGGTTGTTTGGACTCAAAGCACTCCCAAAGAACAGATTCTCTGTTACAAAGCAGGAACATTCTTGTGCTTGGACAGAATCTAATGTGATTACATGA
- the GHSR gene encoding growth hormone secretagogue receptor type 1 isoform X2 → MTMLVVSRFRDMRTTTNLYLSSMAFSDLLIFLCMPLDLFRLWQYRPWNFGDLLCKLFQFVSESCTYSTILNITALSVERYFAVCFPLKAKVVITKGKVKLVILVLWAVSFASAGPIFVLVGVEHENGTNPLDTNECRATEYAIKSGLLTIMVWTSSVFFFLPVFCLTVLYSLIGRKIWRRKNMGPNTSIRDKNNKQTVKMLAVVVFAFILCWLPFHVGRYLFSKSFEAGSLEIAVISQYCNLVSFVLFYLSAAINPILYNIMSKKYRVAACRLFGLKALPKNRFSVTKQEHSCAWTESNVIT, encoded by the exons ATGACCATGCTGGTGGTGTCCAGGTTCCGAGACATGCGGACTACGACCAACCTCTACCTGTCCAGCATGGCTTTCTCCGACCTGCTGATTTTTCTCTGCATGCCCCTGGATCTCTTCAGGCTCTGGCAGTACCGGCCCTGGAACTTCGGAGACCTCCTCTGCAAGCTCTTCCAGTTCGTCAGCGAAAGTTGCACTTACTCCACCATCCTCAACATCACCGCCCTGAGCGTGGAGCGGTACTTCGCCGTCTGTTTCCCCCTCAAAGCAAAAGTAGTGATCACCAAAGGGAAAGTCAAGCTGGTCATCCTGGTCCTCTGGGCCGTGTCCTTTGCAAGCGCGGGACCTATTTTTGTCTTGGTTGGGGTTGAGCACGAGAATGGAACGAACCCCTTGGACACCAACGAGTGCAGGGCTACGGAGTATGCGATCAAATCAGGGCTGCTCACCATCATGGTCTGGACCTCCAGCGTCTTCTTCTTCCTGCCTGTGTTTTGCCTGACTGTGCTTTACAGCCTTATTGGGAGGAAAATCTGGAGGAGAAAGAACATGGGACCAAATACCTCTATCAGGGACAAGAACAACAAACAAACTGTGAAAATGTTAG CTGTGGTGGTGTTTGCTTTCATACTCTGCTGGTTGCCTTTTCATGTAGGACGATATTTGTTTTCCAAATCCTTTGAAGCCGGATCCTTGGAGATAGCTGTGATCAGCCAGTACTGCAACTTGGTATCCTTCGTCCTCTTCTACCTTAGTGCTGCCATCAACCCTATCCTGTACAACATTATGTCTAAGAAGTATCGAGTCGCTGCTTGCAGGTTGTTTGGACTCAAAGCACTCCCAAAGAACAGATTCTCTGTTACAAAGCAGGAACATTCTTGTGCTTGGACAGAATCTAATGTGATTACATGA